One Spinacia oleracea cultivar Varoflay chromosome 4, BTI_SOV_V1, whole genome shotgun sequence DNA segment encodes these proteins:
- the LOC110798786 gene encoding transmembrane 9 superfamily member 12 gives MATSEKRTLRINQVFLFLFLFWYVCDGFYLPGTYMHTYSNDDEIYAKVNSLTSIETELPFSYYSLPYCKPHDGVKKSAENLGELLMGDQIDNSPYRFRMNKNESVFLCITSPLNEEQVKLLKQRTRDLYQVNMILDNLPAMRFANQNGVKIQWTGFPIGYSPANSNDDYIINHLKFKVLIHEYEGSTVEIIGTGEEGMGVISEADKKKTSGYEIVGFEVVPCSVKRDPEEMSKLHMYDNINSINCPGDLERSQIIREQEKVAFTYEVEFVKSNTRWPSRWDAYLKMEGARVHWFSILNSLMVIFFLAGIVFVIFLRTVRRDLTRYEELDKEAQAQMNEELSGWKLVVGDVFREPDHAKLLCVMVGDGVQITGMAGVTIVFAALGFMSPASRGMLLTGMIILYLMLGTLAGYAGVYLWKTIKGNTDGWRSVAWWNACFFPGVVFVILTMLNFLLWGSKSTGAIPISLYFILLSLWFCISVPLTLFGGFLGTRAEPIQFPVRTNQIPREIPARKYPSWLLVLGAGTLPFGTLFIELFFILSSIWLGRFYYVFGFLFVVLLLLVIVCAEVSVVLTYMHLCVEDWRWWWKAFFASGSVSLYVFLYSINYLVFDLQSLSGPVSALLYLGYSLIMAVAIMLSTGTIGFLMSFYFVHYLFSSVKID, from the coding sequence ATGGCTACTTCTGAGAAGAGGACGCTGCGAATCAACCAggttttcttgtttttgttcctCTTCTGGTATGTTTGTGATGGGTTTTATTTGCCTGGGACTTACATGCATACATACTCCAATGATGATGAAATATATGCGAAAGTGAATTCACTGACATCTATTGAGACTGAGCTTCCCTTTAGCTACTACAGTCTTCCGTATTGTAAGCCACATGATGGGGTCAAGAAAAGTGCGGAGAATCTCGGAGAGCTGCTCATGGGGGATCAGATTGACAACTCCCCTTACCGTTTTCGGATGAATAAGAATGAGTCTGTTTTCCTGTGTATTACTAGTCCTCTGAATGAAGAGCAGGTAAAACTTTTGAAACAGAGAACTCGCGATCTATATCAGGTGAACATGATTTTGGATAATCTCCCTGCAATGAGGTTTGCAAACCAAAACGGTGTAAAGATCCAATGGACTGGATTTCCTATTGGTTATTCTCCAGCTAACAGTAACGATGATTACATTATAAATCATCTAAAATTCAAGGTTTTGATTCATGAGTACGAAGGGAGTACTGTGGAGATCATTGGTACAGGAGAGGAAGGTATGGGAGTGATCTCAGAAGCAGACAAGAAAAAGACATCTGGTTATGAGATAGTGGGTTTTGAGGTTGTTCCCTGCAGCGTCAAGCGCGATCCTGAAGAAATGTCAAAACTTCACATGTATGACAATATTAATTCGATCAACTGCCCTGGGGATCTTGAAAGGTCTCAAATCATAAGAGAACAAGAGAAAGTTGCATTTACTTACGAGGTTGAGTTTGTAAAGAGTAATACTAGATGGCCATCTAGATGGGATGCTTACCTGAAAATGGAAGGTGCCCGAGTGCATTGGTTCTCTATTTTGAATTCCCTCATGGTGATCTTTTTCTTGGCTGGAATAGTGTTTGTAATATTTTTAAGAACTGTAAGAAGAGATTTGACCAGATATGAGGAACTGGACAAAGAAGCTCAAGCGCAGATGAACGAGGAGCTGTCAGGATGGAAGCTTGTTGTGGGTGATGTGTTTAGAGAACCAGACCATGCTAAGCTATTATGTGTGATGGTTGGAGATGGTGTTCAGATTACAGGAATGGCTGGTGTGACTATAGTCTTTGCAGCTCTTGGTTTCATGTCACCTGCGTCTAGGGGAATGCTTTTAACAGGGATGATAATTCTCTACCTTATGCTGGGTACTCTTGCTGGCTATGCTGGTGTATATCTCTGGAAAACTATCAAGGGAAATACAGATGGTTGGAGGTCAGTTGCCTGGTGGAATGCTTGCTTTTTTCCTGGGGTTGTCTTTGTCATCCTCACCATGTTGAATTTCCTCCTTTGGGGGAGCAAGAGTACTGGTGCAATACCAATATCTTTGTATTTTATCCTTCTCTCCCTCTGGTTCTGCATTTCAGTGCCCCTGACTCTGTTTGGAGGTTTTCTTGGAACTCGAGCTGAGCCTATTCAGTTTCCTGTGCGAACCAATCAAATCCCCAGAGAGATTCCTGCTCGAAAATACCCTTCATGGTTGCTTGTTCTTGGTGCTGGTACCCTTCCATTTGGAACCCTGTTTATCGAGCTCTTCTTCATTTTGTCCAGCATTTGGCTGGGAAGGTTCTACTATGTCTTTGGTTTCTTGTTTGTTGTCCTCTTGTTGCTGGTGATTGTTTGTGCTGAAGTTTCTGTTGTTCTGACATACATGCATCTATGTGTTGAAGATTGGCGATGGTGGTGGAAAGCATTCTTTGCTTCGGGTTCTGTTTCTCTTTATGTCTTCCTTTACTCCATTAATTACTTGGTTTTTGACCTTCAGAGTCTCAGTGGACCTGTGTCGGCTCTACTCTATCTAGGGTATTCCTTGATAATGGCGGTGGCAATTATGCTATCTACCGGCACTATAGGATTCCTAATGTCATTCTACTTTGTCCACTATCTGTTTTCATCAGTAAAGATTGATTAA